The following are encoded together in the Triticum dicoccoides isolate Atlit2015 ecotype Zavitan chromosome 6B, WEW_v2.0, whole genome shotgun sequence genome:
- the LOC119325837 gene encoding homoserine kinase-like: MAAAAAPATGPSSFPSARAHKPTLLSLRISTKLRATSSADPPPAFRSATAFAPATVANLGPGFDFLGCAVADASLSLGDTVTATLDPSLPAGAVAISAITSPSRPRLADRLSRDPLRNCAGIAAVAALRALGVRSHGVSLSLAKGLPLGSGLGSSAASAAAAAKAVDALFGSLLPRDALVLAGLDSEKAVSGFHADNIAPAILGGFVMVRSYDPFCLVSLPCPPALRLCFVLVTPDFEAPTSKMRAALPKNIAMGHHVRNSSQAAALVAGVLQGDAALIGSAMSSDFIVEPTRAPLIPGMTAVKAAALEAGALGCTISGAGPTAVAVIEGEEKGEEVARRMIDAFLSVGKLKATATVAQLDRAGARVISTSNLE; the protein is encoded by the coding sequence atggcggcggcggcggctccggccacCGGGCCCTCCTCCTTCCCCTCCGCCCGCGCCCACAAGCCCACGCTCCTCTCCCTCCGCATCTCGACCAAGCTCAGAGCCACCTCATCTGCCGACCCGCCCCCGGCCTTCCGCTCCGCCACGGCGTTCGCGCCGGCGACGGTGGCCAACCTCGGCCCGGGCTTCGACTTCCTCGGCTGCGCGGTCGCCGACGCCTCGCTCTCCCTCGGCGACACCGTCACCGccaccctcgacccctcgctgcccGCCGGCGCGGTCGCCATCTCCGCCATCACCTCCCCGTCCCGCCCGCGCCTCGCCGACCGCCTCTCCCGCGACCCGCTCCGCAACTGCGCGggcatcgccgccgtcgccgcgctgCGGGCCCTCGGCGTCCGCTCCCACGGCGTCTCCCTCAGCCTCGCCAAGGGCCTGCCGCTCGGCTCCGGCCTcggctcctccgccgcctccgccgccgccgccgccaaggccgTCGACGCGCTCTTCGGCTCCCTGCTCCCCCGCGACGCCCTCGTGCTCGCCGGCCTCGACTCCGAGAAGGCCGTCAGCGGCTTCCACGCCGACAACATCGCGCCGGCCATCCTCGGCGGCTTCGTCATGGTGCGGAGCTACGACCCCTTCTGCCTCGTCTCGCTGCCCTGCCCGCCGGCGCTCCGCCTCTGCTTCGTGCTCGTCACCCCGGACTTCGAGGCGCCGACGAGCAAGATGCGCGCCGCGCTGCCCAAGAACATCGCCATGGGCCACCATGTCCGCAACTCCAGCCAGGccgccgcgctcgtcgccggcgtgctgCAGGGTGACGCCGCCCTCATCGGCTCCGCGATGTCGTCTGACTTCATCGTTGAGCCCACCAGGGCGCCCCTGATACCGGGCATGACCGCGGTGAAGGCCGCCGCTCTCGAAGCCGGAGCGCTGGGGTGCACCATCAGCGGAGCAGGCCCGACCGCGGTGGCTGTCATTGAGGGAGAGGAGAAGGGGGAGGAGGTCGCCCGGAGGATGATCGACGCGTTCCTGTCGGTCGGCAAGCTGAAAGCGACCGCCACCGTCGCTCAGCTCGACAGAGCCGGCGCCAGGGTCATCTCC